From Bacillota bacterium, the proteins below share one genomic window:
- the truB gene encoding tRNA pseudouridine(55) synthase TruB, which yields MNGFLALNKPEGISSHQAVGRIRRLCGVKKVGHTGTLDPAAGGLLLVAIGKATRLSEYFLDSTKAYRAVVHFGSATDTYDREGNVQRSVSDFLLSRAQINAALSMFQGEIMQKPPAASALKVQGKRAYELFRSGQTPDLPPRKVTIYDLQVVSAPKLIKPESPQLVLDIECSKGTYIRSLANDLGDAVKCPAHLAGLLRTKIGSISLAQAVELDDLDRETIQANMLDMAVAVTNLPRLKVGETTGQRIAHGLKFKNESIKAGPVALFCNQQLIGIGDIENYLVRPVKVLV from the coding sequence ATGAATGGGTTTTTGGCGCTAAACAAACCGGAAGGAATTAGTTCCCACCAGGCAGTGGGCAGAATACGTCGGCTTTGCGGAGTCAAAAAAGTCGGGCATACTGGTACTTTAGACCCCGCCGCCGGTGGCCTTCTACTTGTTGCCATTGGCAAGGCTACACGGCTCAGTGAGTATTTCCTTGATAGCACAAAGGCCTACCGGGCGGTTGTTCATTTTGGCTCGGCGACAGATACTTATGACCGGGAGGGCAATGTTCAACGCAGTGTCAGCGATTTTCTGCTCTCGCGGGCTCAAATAAACGCCGCACTCTCAATGTTTCAAGGGGAAATAATGCAGAAACCACCTGCCGCTTCTGCTCTAAAAGTGCAGGGCAAGCGGGCATACGAACTATTTCGCTCCGGCCAGACTCCTGATTTACCCCCTCGGAAGGTGACAATCTATGATTTGCAAGTTGTCAGCGCTCCCAAATTGATTAAACCTGAGTCGCCTCAGCTTGTTCTAGATATTGAGTGTTCCAAAGGCACATATATTCGCTCGCTGGCTAATGATTTGGGGGACGCCGTCAAATGTCCCGCTCATCTCGCCGGTCTTTTGCGTACCAAAATTGGTAGCATTTCATTGGCACAGGCGGTAGAACTTGACGATTTGGACCGGGAGACGATTCAGGCTAACATGCTGGATATGGCTGTGGCGGTTACAAACCTTCCTCGATTGAAAGTAGGTGAAACTACCGGGCAACGTATCGCCCATGGTCTGAAGTTTAAAAACGAATCTATCAAGGCCGGACCGGTTGCTTTGTTCTGTAATCAGCAGCTGATTGGAATCGGTGATATAGAAAATTATTTGGTAAGGCCGGTTAAAGTTTTGGTTTAG
- the nusA gene encoding transcription termination/antitermination protein NusA, whose product MDVSEFVEALEQLHSDRKIPKEVLFDAVEAALVSAYKKNFGQSQNVRVELNRESGKILVFAQKEVVENLENPQEEISVADARKINPLYNAGDIAEVEVTPKNFGRIAAQAAKQVVIQKIREAERDTIYEEFANRESEVVYGTVQSIELGNVYINLGRTEAILPPTEHLPGETYKPGETRVKVYVLEVKNTSKGPQVFVSRTHPGLIKRLFELEVAEIQDGTVEIKSVSREAGHRSKIAVWSADPNVDPVGACVGQRGQRVQAVVGDLQGEKIDIVRWSEDPRVYVSNALSPAKVSDVNIDEEQKVAQIIVPDNQLSLAIGKEGQNARLAAKLTGWKIDIKSESQMEAMGVEAIAEE is encoded by the coding sequence CCGCAAGATACCCAAGGAAGTTCTGTTTGACGCTGTGGAAGCGGCACTGGTCTCGGCATACAAAAAAAATTTTGGGCAGTCACAGAATGTCCGTGTTGAACTAAATCGCGAGAGCGGGAAGATCCTTGTTTTTGCGCAGAAAGAAGTTGTTGAGAACCTAGAGAACCCTCAGGAAGAAATCTCTGTTGCGGATGCAAGAAAAATTAACCCGCTATACAATGCTGGTGATATCGCAGAAGTCGAGGTTACCCCGAAAAATTTTGGTCGCATTGCTGCACAAGCCGCCAAGCAGGTTGTAATTCAAAAAATTCGCGAGGCAGAGCGGGACACTATCTATGAAGAATTTGCCAATCGAGAGTCGGAAGTAGTATACGGAACAGTTCAGAGTATTGAATTAGGTAACGTATATATTAACCTGGGGCGGACCGAGGCAATCCTGCCACCCACCGAACACCTGCCTGGAGAGACGTACAAGCCCGGCGAAACCCGGGTTAAGGTCTACGTGCTGGAAGTAAAGAATACTTCCAAAGGTCCCCAGGTTTTTGTTTCCCGGACTCATCCCGGTTTGATTAAGCGTCTTTTTGAGCTGGAAGTTGCTGAAATACAAGATGGCACCGTTGAAATCAAATCTGTTTCTCGAGAGGCCGGGCATCGTTCCAAAATTGCTGTTTGGTCTGCTGACCCCAATGTTGACCCCGTTGGAGCCTGTGTCGGCCAAAGGGGGCAAAGGGTGCAGGCGGTGGTAGGTGATCTCCAGGGGGAAAAGATTGACATCGTTCGTTGGAGCGAAGATCCTCGGGTATATGTGTCCAACGCCCTTAGTCCGGCCAAGGTTTCAGACGTGAATATTGATGAGGAGCAGAAGGTGGCGCAAATTATAGTCCCCGACAATCAATTGTCGCTGGCGATAGGCAAAGAAGGTCAGAACGCCCGCCTAGCGGCCAAATTAACAGGCTGGAAAATTGATATAAAAAGCGAGTCACAAATGGAAGCCATGGGAGTTGAGGCAATTGCCGAGGAATAA
- the rbfA gene encoding 30S ribosome-binding factor RbfA: MNRTRAKKMAEIVKEEVSEIIAGKLKDPHLGFVTITSVDVTNDLRYCKLYVSVLGSETERTNSFKALEKATGFIRSELGARIRVRHVPEIKFVLDQSASHQEKINELLQKLHSGAENDRSD, from the coding sequence ATGAATAGAACCAGGGCCAAAAAAATGGCTGAAATCGTCAAAGAAGAAGTTAGTGAAATTATCGCTGGAAAGCTGAAAGATCCGCATTTGGGGTTTGTAACCATCACCAGTGTTGATGTAACCAATGACCTGCGGTATTGTAAGCTCTATGTCAGCGTCCTGGGTTCAGAAACTGAAAGGACCAATTCTTTCAAGGCTCTGGAAAAGGCCACTGGTTTTATACGCAGTGAACTTGGCGCCAGAATTCGGGTGCGCCATGTTCCGGAAATTAAGTTTGTTCTGGACCAGTCGGCTTCTCACCAGGAAAAAATCAATGAACTTCTGCAAAAGTTGCACAGTGGAGCAGAAAATGACCGTTCGGATTGA
- a CDS encoding dipicolinate synthase subunit B, with product MKDKRIGFGITGSHCTLEKIIGPMQKLIDDGNEVWPIVSPSVRDCDTRFGTARHWLEQIESICQRPVIENIVTAEPVGPKLNLDIMVLAPCTGNTIAKLALGITDTAVTMAAKAQLRNRRPVLLAIATNDGLAANAKNIGLLMDKKHVYFVPFGQDDPVGKPTSVVAHFDLLLKAMEAALAEQQIQPLLR from the coding sequence ATGAAAGACAAACGAATCGGTTTTGGTATCACCGGTTCCCATTGCACATTAGAAAAGATTATTGGACCGATGCAGAAACTAATCGATGACGGCAATGAGGTTTGGCCGATTGTTTCGCCCAGTGTTCGTGATTGCGATACCCGTTTCGGCACTGCGCGCCATTGGTTGGAGCAGATTGAGTCCATCTGTCAACGTCCGGTAATCGAAAACATTGTAACTGCGGAACCCGTGGGGCCAAAATTGAATCTGGATATTATGGTATTGGCCCCTTGCACAGGGAATACAATTGCCAAGCTGGCTTTAGGGATAACTGATACAGCTGTTACAATGGCGGCAAAAGCTCAACTGCGTAATCGTCGTCCGGTTCTACTGGCAATTGCAACAAATGATGGTCTGGCGGCAAATGCTAAGAATATTGGTCTGTTGATGGATAAAAAGCATGTTTACTTCGTTCCCTTTGGCCAGGATGATCCTGTTGGAAAGCCAACTTCAGTAGTTGCCCATTTTGATTTGTTGTTGAAAGCCATGGAAGCCGCTCTGGCGGAACAGCAAATCCAACCTCTGCTAAGGTAA
- a CDS encoding bifunctional riboflavin kinase/FAD synthetase, with the protein MVAVEIYFDYRQVPATDSTVTLGNFDGFHKGHQEIVERTVETALKNETRSLAMTFHPHPRQLFSGDLSLLTPLESKIRLFKQTGIDVMLVQPFTKQFSALSPEDFIKTVLVDHLQTRHVIVGYDYCFGKSGSGNHRLFSAQGSKYGYATDVVSAIKYDDEIISSTAIRKYLAAGELEIVARYMGRPYFLEGKVEFGAGRGTRLGFPTANIYPKKFSALPAFGVYLVRISGATTAPHWGVANIGHRPTFSGDNTSLEAYLFNFDGNLYGKKLTVEFYKQIREERSFSDSRELIQQIAADIETAKALLKNDNMLK; encoded by the coding sequence GTGGTAGCGGTGGAGATATATTTTGATTACAGACAGGTTCCTGCAACTGACAGCACTGTTACCCTGGGAAACTTCGATGGCTTTCACAAAGGGCATCAGGAAATCGTAGAGCGCACTGTGGAAACAGCGCTTAAAAATGAAACACGTTCTTTGGCGATGACTTTTCATCCCCACCCCAGGCAATTATTCTCCGGAGATCTTTCGCTACTTACGCCTCTGGAGTCCAAGATTCGTCTGTTTAAGCAGACAGGGATAGATGTTATGTTGGTGCAGCCCTTCACAAAACAATTTTCTGCTTTATCGCCGGAAGATTTTATCAAAACCGTGCTTGTTGACCACCTCCAGACTCGCCATGTTATTGTGGGGTATGACTATTGTTTTGGTAAGTCGGGTAGCGGCAATCACCGGTTGTTTTCGGCACAGGGCAGCAAGTATGGTTATGCTACAGATGTTGTCAGCGCGATAAAATACGATGATGAAATCATCAGTAGCACTGCAATCCGCAAATATTTGGCCGCCGGGGAGTTGGAGATTGTGGCCAGGTATATGGGGAGACCGTACTTTTTAGAGGGTAAAGTAGAGTTTGGCGCCGGCCGGGGAACACGGCTGGGCTTCCCCACAGCCAATATATATCCAAAAAAGTTTTCAGCTTTGCCGGCCTTTGGTGTCTATTTGGTCCGGATAAGCGGGGCAACCACTGCCCCCCACTGGGGAGTGGCAAATATCGGGCATCGTCCTACTTTTTCCGGTGATAATACATCCTTGGAAGCGTATCTGTTTAACTTTGACGGTAATCTTTATGGCAAGAAGCTAACCGTGGAATTTTATAAGCAAATTCGTGAAGAACGTTCTTTCTCTGATTCCCGAGAATTGATTCAGCAGATTGCTGCCGACATAGAAACTGCGAAAGCTTTACTTAAAAATGACAATATGCTAAAATGA
- the dpsA gene encoding dipicolinate synthase subunit DpsA — MPVSRYKLAIVGGDLRELYLAGHFLSQGHLINLCGFDQFPEPPVSNIEDYRLALTDVDAVILPLAGTTEALEPKAKFSACPPKLNHEFFASVPAQAPVFVGWARDEMREDAARANCKLIEIAEDDELAILNSIPTAEGAIAIAMENTAITVHGSQALVFGMGRCGFSLARMLKGIGAETTVVARKAADLARAYEAGLNYCHYSDLSQIISNQELIFNTVPKLVLDAELLQAATNCQVIVDIASGRGGTDFEAARELGLQAILAPGLPGKVAPVTAGKILTQVYPRLLKEHGVSGR, encoded by the coding sequence ATACCTGTGTCACGTTATAAACTTGCAATTGTCGGCGGTGATTTGCGGGAACTTTATTTGGCTGGTCATTTTTTATCCCAGGGACATCTTATAAACCTCTGCGGCTTTGACCAGTTTCCAGAACCACCTGTAAGCAATATCGAAGACTATAGACTGGCATTGACGGATGTGGATGCGGTAATCCTGCCATTGGCGGGAACTACAGAAGCTTTAGAACCCAAAGCCAAGTTCAGCGCTTGTCCGCCTAAGCTTAACCATGAGTTCTTTGCCAGTGTTCCGGCGCAGGCGCCGGTATTTGTCGGCTGGGCCAGGGATGAGATGCGTGAAGATGCCGCCCGCGCCAACTGTAAACTGATTGAAATCGCCGAAGATGATGAGTTGGCAATTCTCAATTCGATTCCCACGGCTGAAGGGGCGATTGCCATTGCGATGGAAAATACTGCGATTACGGTTCATGGCAGCCAGGCGCTGGTTTTTGGTATGGGCCGCTGTGGTTTTTCATTGGCTCGTATGTTGAAAGGGATTGGCGCTGAAACGACTGTGGTTGCCCGCAAGGCAGCCGACCTGGCGCGAGCCTATGAAGCTGGCTTAAACTACTGTCATTACAGTGATCTGTCTCAGATTATCAGCAATCAAGAGTTAATATTCAACACTGTGCCAAAACTGGTGCTGGATGCAGAATTGCTGCAAGCGGCGACGAACTGCCAGGTTATTGTTGACATTGCTTCCGGTCGCGGCGGCACTGATTTTGAAGCGGCCAGGGAACTCGGTCTGCAAGCGATTCTGGCCCCGGGACTGCCGGGCAAAGTTGCTCCGGTTACTGCCGGAAAGATACTGACACAGGTTTACCCCCGTCTGTTGAAAGAACATGGAGTTTCGGGGAGGTAG
- a CDS encoding YlmC/YmxH family sporulation protein has translation MELMRFSELANKEVINVDNGKCMGIFADCDIRIDPKTGKILEIILTGRSGWVSLFLSSGPAHVIPWESVIRIGVDTIIVTLGNSG, from the coding sequence ATGGAGTTGATGCGATTTTCCGAACTGGCTAACAAGGAAGTAATTAATGTGGATAATGGAAAGTGCATGGGGATTTTTGCCGATTGTGATATAAGAATTGACCCGAAAACAGGTAAAATTTTGGAGATAATTTTAACAGGTCGCAGCGGTTGGGTGAGCTTGTTTCTGAGTAGCGGTCCCGCGCATGTGATTCCCTGGGAATCGGTGATTCGTATCGGAGTGGATACAATTATCGTTACCCTCGGCAACTCTGGCTGA
- a CDS encoding DUF1269 domain-containing protein, translated as MERTVVAYYENRDEAERSVRSLRERGFGDNEISILAKDEEQSQERERTEMGYEDQNLADGTITGGALGGLAGLAMGAGALLIPGFGPIIAAGPLAGVLTGALTGGVAGGLIDYGIPEEKSRQYEEKLHQGKVLAIIKTDEDKAREAREIMDQTGGRETEIH; from the coding sequence GTGGAAAGAACAGTTGTGGCATATTACGAAAACAGAGATGAGGCTGAACGCAGCGTACGGTCCCTCCGTGAGCGCGGTTTCGGCGACAATGAGATTTCGATTCTGGCCAAGGACGAGGAGCAAAGCCAGGAAAGAGAACGTACAGAGATGGGTTATGAAGACCAAAACCTGGCAGACGGAACCATAACCGGTGGTGCATTGGGTGGTTTAGCGGGGCTGGCCATGGGCGCAGGTGCGCTTTTAATTCCCGGCTTTGGCCCGATTATTGCTGCGGGACCGTTGGCCGGGGTTTTGACCGGTGCTCTGACCGGTGGAGTGGCCGGTGGTTTGATTGATTACGGCATTCCGGAAGAAAAGAGTCGCCAATATGAAGAAAAACTGCACCAGGGTAAGGTGCTGGCGATTATAAAAACTGATGAAGATAAGGCCCGGGAAGCCAGGGAGATCATGGATCAGACCGGCGGAAGGGAAACTGAAATTCACTAA
- the rpsO gene encoding 30S ribosomal protein S15, with protein sequence MNTERKQEIIGSFKAHDGDTGSPEVQIALLTERINHLTGHLKEHKKDHHSRRGLLKMVGRRRSLLNYLKKVDVNRYREILDKLNLRK encoded by the coding sequence CTGAATACCGAACGCAAGCAGGAAATCATCGGTTCTTTCAAAGCTCATGACGGTGATACCGGTTCTCCAGAAGTGCAAATTGCCCTTCTTACCGAACGGATTAATCATTTAACCGGTCACCTTAAAGAGCACAAGAAAGACCACCACTCCCGGCGCGGACTGTTGAAAATGGTCGGGCGCAGGCGCTCTTTGCTCAACTATCTGAAAAAAGTTGATGTAAATCGTTATCGGGAAATTCTTGACAAACTTAATCTGCGTAAATAA
- a CDS encoding YlxR family protein, giving the protein MRQCISCRTQRPKQELIRIVRTPANTLALDTKGKMAGRGAYLCPGSTCLEKALKRNLIKKHLEIAPDAETTASLLTVANECPED; this is encoded by the coding sequence ATGCGGCAGTGTATTAGCTGCCGCACTCAAAGACCCAAGCAAGAACTAATTAGGATAGTCCGGACACCTGCAAATACTCTAGCTCTAGATACAAAGGGAAAAATGGCAGGCAGAGGCGCCTATCTGTGCCCGGGCAGCACCTGTCTGGAGAAGGCCCTTAAACGTAATCTAATAAAGAAGCATCTAGAGATAGCCCCTGATGCCGAAACCACAGCCAGTTTATTGACCGTTGCCAATGAGTGTCCAGAAGATTAA
- a CDS encoding polyribonucleotide nucleotidyltransferase: MRREFDFSGRTLVVELDKYAKQANGAVMVRYGETTTVVTATASKQPREGIDFFPLTVDYEERMYSVGKIPGGFIKREGRPTEKAILAARLTDRPLRPLFPDGFRNAVHIVATVMSVDQDNPPEIAAINGASIALSISDIPFAGPVGAVMIGYVDDKLVVNPTQEQREASKLNLIVAGTADAIMMVEAGAHEVSQEIVVDALLLAHQEIQKLVEFQNKLVAEFGKPKMEVTLKAIPEEISKAVEEFAHDELHQALTINDKLARENRIDEIQADFLAQYEEDPEVAPLAKSAFYNFLKSVMRKRILTQQLRPDGRGPEEIRPISSEVAVLPRTHGSGLFTRGQTQVLNACTLGVMGDVQILDGLGLEESKRFIHHYNFPPFSVGEAGFMRGPGRREIGHGALAERALEPMIPSEEDFPYTIRLVSEVLESNGSTSMASVCAGTLAMMDAGVPLKAPVAGIAMGLIKENDDYEILTDIQGMEDFMGDMDFKVAGTRKGITALQMDIKVHGLNREILSRALGQAVAAYNSILDKITAVISEPRAELSPYAPRIIILKISADKIREVIGPGGKTVNKIIEETGVKIDIENDGTIYIASVDQAAGARAKEIIEELVKEVEPGEVYMGKVTRVERYGAFVEVLPGKEGLVHISQLARKRVAKTEDVVKVGDFIEVKVTDIDDKGRINLSHKVLLPPEENEDGQNKKDHK, translated from the coding sequence TTGAGAAGAGAATTTGATTTTTCCGGTCGGACTTTAGTTGTCGAGCTCGATAAGTATGCCAAACAGGCCAATGGCGCTGTCATGGTCCGATATGGAGAGACGACCACCGTGGTCACCGCCACAGCTTCAAAACAGCCCCGGGAAGGTATTGACTTTTTTCCTTTAACGGTGGATTACGAAGAAAGGATGTACTCGGTGGGTAAGATTCCCGGCGGGTTTATCAAAAGGGAGGGCCGGCCTACCGAGAAGGCGATTCTAGCAGCCCGCTTGACTGACAGGCCATTGCGTCCGCTATTTCCTGACGGCTTTAGGAATGCCGTTCATATCGTAGCCACAGTGATGAGTGTGGACCAGGATAATCCACCAGAAATTGCTGCGATTAATGGAGCTTCAATTGCCCTTTCCATTTCGGATATCCCCTTTGCCGGACCGGTTGGCGCAGTGATGATTGGCTATGTTGATGACAAATTGGTGGTCAATCCTACTCAAGAGCAGCGGGAAGCCAGCAAGTTGAACCTGATTGTGGCCGGTACAGCCGATGCGATTATGATGGTGGAAGCAGGTGCCCACGAGGTCAGTCAGGAAATTGTCGTTGACGCGCTTCTGCTGGCTCATCAAGAAATTCAGAAACTGGTTGAGTTTCAAAACAAACTGGTTGCGGAATTCGGCAAGCCAAAAATGGAAGTGACATTGAAAGCGATTCCCGAAGAAATTAGCAAGGCTGTTGAGGAGTTCGCTCATGATGAGTTGCATCAGGCGCTGACCATCAACGATAAGTTAGCGCGGGAGAATAGGATCGACGAAATCCAGGCTGATTTTCTGGCTCAGTATGAAGAAGATCCTGAGGTTGCCCCATTAGCCAAATCTGCGTTTTACAATTTCCTGAAGTCTGTAATGCGCAAACGAATCCTCACCCAGCAACTGCGACCCGATGGTCGTGGACCTGAGGAAATTCGTCCCATATCCAGCGAGGTGGCTGTTCTGCCCCGCACCCATGGCTCGGGACTATTCACCCGCGGCCAGACACAGGTACTGAATGCATGCACTTTAGGTGTGATGGGCGATGTGCAGATTCTAGACGGCTTGGGATTGGAAGAATCCAAACGGTTTATCCATCACTATAATTTCCCGCCGTTTAGCGTCGGTGAAGCCGGCTTTATGCGTGGTCCCGGCCGCCGGGAAATCGGACACGGCGCATTGGCGGAACGAGCTTTGGAGCCGATGATTCCCAGTGAAGAAGATTTCCCTTACACAATTCGACTGGTATCCGAGGTTTTGGAATCCAACGGCTCGACATCAATGGCCAGCGTATGTGCCGGGACATTGGCAATGATGGACGCCGGCGTTCCACTGAAAGCACCTGTGGCAGGTATCGCCATGGGGTTGATTAAAGAGAATGACGACTATGAAATCCTCACCGATATTCAGGGGATGGAAGACTTTATGGGTGATATGGACTTCAAAGTCGCTGGGACCCGTAAAGGCATCACCGCCCTGCAAATGGATATCAAAGTTCACGGTCTGAACAGGGAGATCCTATCCCGGGCACTTGGCCAGGCAGTCGCAGCTTATAATTCAATACTGGACAAAATAACCGCAGTGATTTCCGAACCCCGGGCAGAACTTTCGCCGTATGCTCCCAGAATTATTATCTTGAAGATTTCTGCCGACAAGATACGCGAGGTAATCGGACCTGGTGGCAAAACAGTAAATAAGATCATTGAAGAGACCGGCGTCAAGATTGATATTGAAAACGACGGCACCATTTACATTGCCTCTGTCGATCAAGCTGCTGGCGCCCGCGCTAAGGAGATCATCGAAGAACTGGTGAAGGAAGTTGAACCAGGCGAGGTTTACATGGGCAAGGTAACGCGAGTGGAGCGGTACGGTGCCTTTGTCGAAGTTCTTCCTGGCAAAGAGGGATTGGTTCACATTTCACAACTGGCACGCAAACGGGTTGCAAAAACCGAAGACGTTGTCAAGGTTGGTGATTTTATCGAGGTCAAGGTCACCGATATTGACGACAAAGGCAGAATCAATCTTTCCCATAAAGTTTTGCTGCCTCCAGAAGAAAACGAGGACGGCCAAAACAAGAAAGACCATAAATAA
- the infB gene encoding translation initiation factor IF-2 encodes MSKIRIYELARDLNLDSKKIVGLATELGMDVKNHMSNLEPQQVEVIKQKLNAKGDSNEQAPKASKSKPTQKPPAQSGKKEVAQAKPIQLYARPYTVAELEKLVNIPSTRMIKALIGLGVMANVNQSLDSETVEILLAQLSVEYEIIPEPKTESDDSIEEITGDLETRPPVVTVLGHVDHGKTSLLDAMRHANVTASEAGGITQHIGAYQVEHEDKKIVFLDTPGHEAFTSMRARGAKVTDIAILVVAADEGVKPQTIEALNHAKAAGVPVIVALNKMDKPGANPDRVKQQLSQYDLAPEDWGGDTIYVEVSAQTGDGIDQLLEMILLVAEMSELQAVSECRARGTIIEAKLDKGRGPVATVLLQHGTLRVGDPVFSGSAYGKIRAMFDDKGQRVISAGPAMPVEIWGLSDVPEAGALLECAPDEKTARQCAEKQSSQARDAELAPKSAMSLDDVFKQMEQGEVRELNLLIKSDVQGTTEALKQALSKIQEEDIKVNIIHDGVGAINSSDIMLASASNAIIIGFNVRPDAAASRLAEEEKIEIRLYRIIYEVIEDVKAALKGLLDPEFEESVIGRAEVRNLFKFSKLGTIAGSYVTDGKLVSSALVRLIRDGVVIYEGKLSSLKRFKDDVKEVNSGYECGITLENFQDIKEGDIIEGYVMKQK; translated from the coding sequence TTGAGTAAGATAAGAATTTATGAATTGGCCCGGGACCTGAATCTCGACAGCAAAAAAATAGTCGGTCTGGCAACTGAGCTAGGCATGGACGTCAAAAACCATATGAGCAATCTTGAACCCCAACAGGTGGAAGTAATCAAGCAAAAACTTAACGCCAAAGGGGACTCCAATGAGCAAGCTCCAAAAGCGTCAAAGAGTAAGCCGACTCAAAAGCCGCCTGCCCAAAGCGGCAAAAAGGAGGTCGCCCAGGCTAAACCGATCCAACTTTATGCCAGGCCTTATACGGTGGCAGAACTCGAGAAACTGGTAAACATTCCTAGCACCAGGATGATAAAGGCCCTGATTGGTTTAGGTGTGATGGCCAATGTCAACCAATCGCTGGATTCTGAAACTGTCGAGATTCTTTTGGCGCAGTTGAGTGTCGAATATGAAATAATCCCAGAGCCAAAGACTGAAAGCGACGATTCTATTGAAGAAATAACCGGCGACCTGGAAACGCGCCCACCGGTGGTTACAGTGCTTGGCCATGTCGACCATGGAAAAACAAGCTTGCTGGATGCGATGCGACACGCCAATGTCACAGCCAGTGAGGCGGGTGGAATCACTCAGCATATTGGCGCCTATCAAGTCGAGCATGAGGACAAAAAAATTGTCTTCCTTGATACGCCCGGGCATGAGGCATTTACTTCAATGCGGGCCCGTGGTGCTAAGGTCACCGACATTGCGATATTGGTTGTCGCGGCAGATGAAGGGGTTAAGCCCCAAACAATCGAAGCTCTGAATCATGCAAAAGCCGCAGGCGTTCCTGTAATCGTCGCTCTGAATAAAATGGATAAACCAGGGGCAAACCCTGACCGGGTCAAGCAGCAGCTGTCACAATATGACTTGGCGCCTGAGGACTGGGGTGGCGACACAATTTATGTTGAGGTTTCGGCCCAGACCGGCGACGGAATTGATCAGCTCCTGGAAATGATCCTGCTGGTGGCCGAAATGTCTGAACTCCAGGCGGTCAGCGAATGTAGAGCTAGGGGCACTATCATCGAAGCTAAGTTGGATAAAGGTCGGGGTCCGGTTGCAACAGTGCTTTTGCAACACGGCACGCTGCGGGTAGGCGACCCGGTTTTCAGCGGCTCGGCATATGGTAAGATTCGGGCGATGTTTGACGACAAAGGTCAACGAGTCATCAGTGCCGGCCCTGCAATGCCGGTTGAAATCTGGGGCCTTTCCGACGTGCCCGAAGCAGGCGCTTTGCTGGAGTGTGCTCCCGATGAAAAAACCGCGCGTCAATGCGCTGAAAAACAAAGTTCCCAGGCCCGGGACGCAGAATTAGCTCCCAAATCTGCGATGTCCCTCGACGATGTATTTAAACAAATGGAGCAGGGAGAAGTTCGAGAACTGAACCTTTTGATAAAAAGTGATGTTCAGGGTACAACCGAAGCCCTGAAACAGGCGCTGTCCAAAATTCAGGAAGAAGATATTAAAGTAAACATTATTCATGACGGCGTCGGCGCCATAAACTCATCTGATATTATGTTGGCATCGGCATCCAACGCCATTATCATCGGGTTTAATGTTCGTCCGGACGCGGCCGCCTCCCGTCTGGCTGAAGAAGAAAAGATTGAAATTCGACTATATCGAATTATCTATGAGGTTATCGAAGATGTCAAAGCTGCGCTCAAAGGATTACTTGACCCCGAATTTGAGGAATCTGTAATCGGCAGGGCTGAGGTCAGGAACCTGTTTAAGTTTTCCAAACTGGGTACCATTGCCGGCAGCTACGTTACCGATGGCAAATTAGTTAGTTCGGCGTTGGTGCGTCTGATTCGGGACGGAGTTGTAATCTATGAAGGCAAATTGTCTTCACTGAAACGATTCAAAGATGATGTCAAAGAGGTAAACTCTGGTTATGAGTGCGGGATAACCCTGGAAAATTTCCAGGATATTAAAGAAGGCGACATCATTGAAGGTTATGTAATGAAACAAAAATAA